Genomic DNA from Alkalihalobacterium alkalinitrilicum:
GCAGTTTTCGCATCCAACCATTCAAATAATGCCTCACCGATAGTTCCTGCCATTAACGAACGTCGGATCGCCGCTTCTGTTGCATGTTCAAATACTGAAAATACGAAAGCAGGCTTATAGAGGTTTCGGAGTAATTCTCTTGTTACATCAGTGAATTTTCTGCCGTCCTGAACAAACCACGAATGACATACAACATCTGCGAGCATTAAACGTGGGTTCGATTTTGCTGAATCTAATTGAAATGACCAGTTCCAGTTACTGCCGTTCATAAGATTTCTTCTCGCCATACTCAAAGCAATTTTTTCTGCTAGGCGCTCTTTATATTCATAGTCTTTAATTAATATCGTTTCTTGTCTATCTTGCATTCCATCTACTTTTACTCGGTTAGCTGCAAGAATGGATAGTTTAATCTCTTCGTGTTCAGCTGCTAGAGTTTGTAGTAATTGAATGATCCCTTCAGCCAGAATATTTAAGTAGGTCATATCACTGTTAACAATATCAATTCTTTCTTCATTTTCAAAAATGATAAGTCGAGCGTCCTCGTCAATACACTTTTGTAAAAGTTCAACTGCCATCTCGCCATATTTGTTTCCATGTAATTCCGTACCATGTATGTATCTTTCTTTTATATTGTATTTCTCTCTTGTTTGCGTAACTAATGCAGAAGCCCATTGATCATTGTTCTTTTTTACTGGAACGAGCATTCCACCTACAATGGAAGGGGCACCAGTTTTCTTTTGTTCATCAATAAAATTTCCGCTTTCATCTAACCATAATTCAAAATTTGCAACAGACATGAAAAGTTCCCCCAAGGTTTGTATATTTGCTAGGTCTATTATATCACTTCAAAAATTAGGATGATGCTTTTTTAAAAGAATATGCTTCTATTCGTTTTAGAAATTAGTTATCTATCTATGATAAACTAGTAAAAAGAAATTGTTTTGTAGATATATTCTCTACTGGTATCAGTTCTGGATAGATAATGTGACAAAGAATATAAGACCAGAAATATTATTCGATTTATATTGAATAATATTTCTGGTCTTTATGGGAAGCATTCAATTAGTTTTGTATTGCTCCAGCTACATCATAGTGACAAATATCGATTTCTGTATCATCTCCTAAGACTAGTTTCGCAAGTTCAGCTCCTAGATAAGGTCCTGCAGTTAATCCCGATGCCCCTAACCCATTAGCAATAAATACCCCTTCAACATTAGGTAATGCCCCGATGACAGGAAGAAATCCTGGGGTGAATGGTCGGAACCCGACTCTCGTTTCAACGAAAGTACTATTCGCCAAACCTGGCGCTACTCCAAGTGCTTTATCGAAAATTTTATGAATTCCACCAGGTGTAACTCGAGTATCAAAGCCCATTTCATCTTCATGGGTAGCCCCCACAATAACTCTCCCGTGATCAAATGCAAGCAAGTACTGATTGTTTGGTGGCATCACGACGGGCCACGCACTCGTTTGGGTATTTGGTAATTCTAAATGGACGATTTGTGCTTTTTGTGGTGTAACTAAGAAGTTGATATCAAGTGGATGAAGTAAATCCTTTGCCCAAGCTCCTGCTGTAACGATCACTTGGTCAGCTTTAAGCTTTTCGTTATCGATAGTAATTCCGATTACGCGATGATTAACGAAATCTAATGATGCATTACCTATGATTACATTTGCACCTTTCTTTTTCGCTGCATTAACTAATGCATCACGTAGTGCTCTTCCATTTACGCGTGCACCTCCGCTAATATGAACGGCACTATATTCTTCAGAAAGTGGTGGAAATAATAATTTTGTTTCAGCTGGAGATAAGCGTTTAATTTCACCGATTTCTGGTGCACCCTCTTTTCGTTGGTGTGCACGTTCCATCATTTGTTCAAGTTTTTGATCATCCGTATGTAAACTGATTGCGCCAACTCTTGTGTAGCCAGTGTTCTTTTCGTCAATCAATTCTAACTCTCGAATTAGAGTTGGATAATATTTCGCTCCTCCTTTGACAAGTTGGTACCAAGCTTTATTTCTCCGTTGCGTTAGCCATGGACAAACGATCCCAGCCGCTGCATCAGTCGCCTGTCCAATGTCTTGACGGTCTACTAATATAACGTTTACACCTGTTTTAGCAAGGTGATAAGCTGTTGATGCCCCGAGAATTCCTGCTCCGATTACAATATATGTATTCATTAAAACACCTTTTCTGTTTCGTAATATGTTCTTTAAAACATTTTACAAAACAATTTAAAATCGAACAAATGATTTTAAAGTAATACGGTGTGAGACAGACACTTTAAACCTTCAATTTTTTATATTACTGTTTCTATTTAAATTAAAGTAAAAAGTTGATGTAAAAAGGTTATAAAGTGAACTTCCATCAGTGGGAGTTTTCCTTTTCCCCACTGATGGTTAATTGAGACCCACACGATGTGGCTCACAAAGAGGTTACTAAAGGACATGGCGCATATAGCCTGTGTTCATTTAGTTGTTGCGGGATAAATTTTCAAACTATATTAGAGTTATTCTGGGAGACGATTTTTAAATGCTTCTTTTGTGACTAAGTAACCATCATCTCCTGATGATTCAATTTTCGGTTGTTTCTGTTCACTATTTTTAGGGAACTCACCTGGGTGACTCTTTTTCTTGTGATTCAAGCTTTTACCACGTGCCATCTCATATCCCTCCTTCGATGTTGTACACATTCAGTTTTTTCAAAAAATGGTGTACTTATGTATGGAGACTATATTAAAGTTTAGATGAAAAGGGTTGGAAGAAAACACTAGAAAGGTGATATATAGGTATGGCTTATACTACATATCACCTTCATTAATTATTGTTGTTGATTTTGTTGTTGTTGTAATTGTTGAAGTTGCTGTGAAGCTTGTTGAAGTTCTTGTTGCACTTGTTGGAATTGTTGCTGTTGAGCAGGTTGAGAACTATTTTGCGCTTGCTGTAGCTGTTGTTGTGCTTGTTGCAATTGCTGTTGAGCTTGTTGAAGATCTTGAGGACTTGCTTGTTGTGTAGCTTGCTGAACGGCTTGCTGTGCTTGTTGGATAGCTTGTTGTGCCTGCTGTGCTGCTTGTTGTGTTTGTTGGTTTTGTTGCACCGTAAAATCCCCCTATATGAGTAAGTGATTTTTGTTACTCGTTTATAATTCCTAAATTCAAATTTAATATACTGATTATAAAAATTCCTCTTTTCGAAAAATGGAATAAAAAGGGGATACAACAATTCAATAAAAATTGTTGTATCCCCTTATATCTGTCATTTTACAATCATTACTGGACTTTTTACACGTTTTGCAACTTTATGACTAACACTTCCAAGGACCATGCTTTGTAGTCGGTTTAATCCTCTACTTCCTAATAGCACACAATCAAAGTCATGTTCATTTGCATAGTTAACAACTGTTGGTCCAGGTTCACCATGAAGCGTTTTAATTTCATATTGGACTTTAGCTAATTCCAACTGTTCGACGATACCTTTAAGTCTTTCTTTTCTTTTATTCGCGATCTCAAATGAACCTCTATTATGAAGGACATCCGCTTTCGATGTTGCCCCATCTACCACATAGACAGTTTCAATAACAGCTTCCTCGTTTCCCTGAACAAGTGCAATTGCTTTTTCAGCTGCTCTCAAAGAGTGTTCTGAGCCATCTGCTGCTACAAGAATTCGTTGAAACATTTCATCACTACTCCCAAAAAAACCAATTTTTATCTTTATATAAATAATAATATAACGAAAAGCTTTATCAAACAAGATATGCTTTTTGCTATCGATTTAAATATAGAAGCTTGAGATAATAATAAATTTTATCCTTAACTGAAAACGGAAAAGGAGGGCACTCGTTCGTCATCTGACCAAGCCATTGCCAATTAAGGAGAAAATTTTAGTTTCATTAGTCCTCTCCTCCAATTTCAATTCATATGTTAAATCGATAAATGATGAGACAGCTGATACATTGTCTCGTCAATCGTATGTTTTCTTTTTAATACTTCACTTATTGAATAATAAACCAATTGATTACTCTCTATTCCAACTGAAAGCCCTTTCTTGCCACTTAATAATAACTCTACTGCAAATGCGCCAAGTCTGCTTGCTAGTACTCGATCAAAAGCTGAAGGTTGCCCACCACGTTGAAGGTGTCCGAGCACTGTAACTCTTGGTTCAAGACTTGTCTTACTCTTTATTTCTTCCCCAATTTTAATCGCACTGCCAACTCCTTCTGCTACTACTATGATACTATGTTTCTTTTCTCGCCTCGTTCCGCGCTCTAACCGTTCGATTACTTCTTCAATTTTATAAGGCACTTCAGGTATCAATATCGTTTCTGCACCAGCAGCTAAACTACTCCAAAGAGCTAAATCACCAGCATGTCTACCCATCACTTCTATTAAAAATGTGCGTTCGTGTGATGTTGCAGTATCTCTTATTTTATCTATGGCTTGAATAATGGTGTTAAGTGCTGTATCAAACCCAATAGTAAAATCGGTACCTGGAATGTCATTATCAATCGTTCCCGGTACACCTATTGTTGCTATTCCGTGTTCAACTAATTTATCTGCTCCACGGTATGAACCATCTCCACCAATTACGACCAAACCATCAATGTCCCGGTCTTGAAGTTGCTTTACAGCTTTTAGTTGTCCCTCAGTTGTTTTAAATTCTTCACTTCTTGCAGAATGTAATATCGTTCCACCACGATGAATAATATCCCCAACTGATCCTAAATGAAATGGTTTCAAATCACCTTCTATTAAACCTGTATATCCTCGATAAACGCCAAATACCTCTATGTCGTGATATAGTGCTTTCCGTACTACGGCTCGTACTGCGGCATTCATGCCTGGTGAGTCACCACCACTCGTTAAAACGGCTATTTTCTTCATAACATTAACTCCTTCCATTATGGATAAAGGATTATGTATATTTTTAATTAAATTATAGTAAAACGCTAGTTCTATTTTCAGTGGTTTTTTTTACCACGATACAAAAAGTAGTATTTTCTCTTTAGAGAATAAAAATGCATTACTCGTCATCGTCATAAAAAGGGTATTTTAAAACAAATATCGAAGATGAGATAATGGTTTTAACGTGTTGTTTTTATCACTTTTATAAAATAAAAGTGTAATTTATAAATTTCATAAGCCAAACTCTTTAACATTCAAAATTCAAATGTAAAATTAAACTAGTTTCATGTGCAGATTCCTTGTAGGAAGGGAATCGAAAAGGCTGACCAATTGATGATCAGCCTTTTTATCTTTCATCAATACTTTTGTCAGGTACATAATTCTTACTCAACAGCTTTCCCCTGTTTTTCCAAGATACGAAGTCTCGCCCGTTCTTTAATTACTGTTATTTCTGTAATACACCTTTTAATTTCTTCTTCTGTTGCATTCTTTACCATACGTTCGGTCAATTCCTCTACTTTCCTCAGTTCTTCCGAATTTAAATAATCTTCATTATTCATCATATCTACCTTTCTATATTTTAATTCTTTCAAAAAATAATACTCATTTTCACTTTAGAACAATGATCTCTCGACTCCTTATCCTTAAGATTAACGTGAAGATAAATTTTGTCTTTTAGTTAGGGATATTTGGTTGGGTTATCAATTGAGGGTTATGAGGTATGTATAATTGTACTATAACACAAAATTGTCACAAATTAAATTGATTATCATTTATTTATAATTATACACTAGTGTTGCATAAAACTGCATTCTATAAGTTAGAATATTCTGTATTTTGTACTTCGTGGCAAATGAGCTAAAAAGACAACACCAAGCGAAAGGTGGTACTGTCCATTTGGTAAAATTATACATTTAGTTCTTAAGTGACGGTCAGCTAGTAAAGTTCTTACGGAATCCCTTTGGGACTAATATAACTGAACCATACATGGACTGGCCGCCATAAAGTTCTCTTCAACCATCGAGTGATCTGTAAAAGTGTTTGCTTACTTTTGATTTCTAGTTGGATAAGTACACTAAGGCAGTACGTAATCAGTCCTAAAAACAGTTGATTGTGAACTGCTTCTTCACTATAACCAAAAAAAGTTTTAATTTTTACGTGCTGTTTTAACCATTTGAAAAAGAGCTCAATTGCCCACCTTGAACGGTATAGATCTCCAATTTCTTCAGCTGTTAAATCGAAGCGATTGGTAATCAAGCGTAGTAATTGTCCTTTTGAATCAACGGTTTCAATAATACGAAACACATTTTCACATCGCTTTTGTGTTGTGCCGATATAGGCCATTTTGTCTGATGTTACTGGGCTACCTTCTGGAATGTTAAACGTTTCAATCTCTCGAATAACTGCGTTTTTCTTTAGTCTGGATAGGAAAAAGATACCATCATCTGTATAACGATCAAATCGTTCATAATCAACATACCCGCGGTCAAACACGTACATGGCGTCTTTATCATCAACGAGTATTTCAAGTTGGTT
This window encodes:
- a CDS encoding universal stress protein — its product is MFQRILVAADGSEHSLRAAEKAIALVQGNEEAVIETVYVVDGATSKADVLHNRGSFEIANKRKERLKGIVEQLELAKVQYEIKTLHGEPGPTVVNYANEHDFDCVLLGSRGLNRLQSMVLGSVSHKVAKRVKSPVMIVK
- a CDS encoding IS4 family transposase, whose protein sequence is MDKNTRLSSFGKWVAPINIKLFDEQVEKYQLDKYTKKLKTLSFTKLFLYAHLNQMESLHDLNTALADEKLQKELGFKSISVSQLSRKNRAIDPEFLSTIFLELVRLIHLKTEKRKAIRPIKIIDSSTMPLNLTRCQWAKFRKTKAGVKLHLRLVYVDQELAYPEKAIITDASEHDRNQLEILVDDKDAMYVFDRGYVDYERFDRYTDDGIFFLSRLKKNAVIREIETFNIPEGSPVTSDKMAYIGTTQKRCENVFRIIETVDSKGQLLRLITNRFDLTAEEIGDLYRSRWAIELFFKWLKQHVKIKTFFGYSEEAVHNQLFLGLITYCLSVLIQLEIKSKQTLLQITRWLKRTLWRPVHVWFSYISPKGIP
- a CDS encoding NAD(P)/FAD-dependent oxidoreductase; protein product: MNTYIVIGAGILGASTAYHLAKTGVNVILVDRQDIGQATDAAAGIVCPWLTQRRNKAWYQLVKGGAKYYPTLIRELELIDEKNTGYTRVGAISLHTDDQKLEQMMERAHQRKEGAPEIGEIKRLSPAETKLLFPPLSEEYSAVHISGGARVNGRALRDALVNAAKKKGANVIIGNASLDFVNHRVIGITIDNEKLKADQVIVTAGAWAKDLLHPLDINFLVTPQKAQIVHLELPNTQTSAWPVVMPPNNQYLLAFDHGRVIVGATHEDEMGFDTRVTPGGIHKIFDKALGVAPGLANSTFVETRVGFRPFTPGFLPVIGALPNVEGVFIANGLGASGLTAGPYLGAELAKLVLGDDTEIDICHYDVAGAIQN
- the pfkA gene encoding 6-phosphofructokinase, with the protein product MKKIAVLTSGGDSPGMNAAVRAVVRKALYHDIEVFGVYRGYTGLIEGDLKPFHLGSVGDIIHRGGTILHSARSEEFKTTEGQLKAVKQLQDRDIDGLVVIGGDGSYRGADKLVEHGIATIGVPGTIDNDIPGTDFTIGFDTALNTIIQAIDKIRDTATSHERTFLIEVMGRHAGDLALWSSLAAGAETILIPEVPYKIEEVIERLERGTRREKKHSIIVVAEGVGSAIKIGEEIKSKTSLEPRVTVLGHLQRGGQPSAFDRVLASRLGAFAVELLLSGKKGLSVGIESNQLVYYSISEVLKRKHTIDETMYQLSHHLSI